In Chloroflexota bacterium, the following are encoded in one genomic region:
- the nuoK gene encoding NADH-quinone oxidoreductase subunit NuoK, whose protein sequence is MVPTNYLLALSAVLFIIGVAGVLVRRNALVIYMAIELMLNAANLAFVAFAAEFGAVDGQIAVFFVMTVAAAEVAVGLAILVTIFRTKQSIDIDTLHRLKG, encoded by the coding sequence ATGGTCCCTACAAATTATTTGCTTGCGCTTTCGGCGGTGTTGTTCATCATTGGGGTTGCGGGCGTGTTGGTGCGCCGCAATGCCCTGGTGATTTACATGGCGATTGAGTTGATGCTCAACGCTGCTAATCTGGCTTTTGTGGCTTTTGCCGCCGAGTTTGGTGCGGTCGATGGCCAAATTGCCGTGTTCTTTGTGATGACGGTGGCGGCTGCTGAAGTGGCCGTGGGCCTGGCAATTTTGGTCACGATTTTCCGTACCAAACAGTCGATTGATATTGACACGCTGCACCGGTTAAAGGGATAG
- a CDS encoding NADH-quinone oxidoreductase subunit J, whose amino-acid sequence MSVDLLVLLVLALIAIGAALGMLFSRNVVYAVLFLVLVMLTLAVLYLILGAPFLALAQVTVYAGAIMVLFLFAVMILGPQKLTETGGPIGWQRPLAFGLTVLFLAEVIYAFAAKVGGLGALNCAEAGLGSPTAIGHLLFNRYLLPFEVTSVLLLVAAVGAVVLTREQ is encoded by the coding sequence CCATTGGCGCAGCGTTGGGGATGTTGTTTTCCCGCAACGTGGTGTATGCTGTGCTTTTCCTTGTGCTGGTGATGTTGACCCTCGCCGTGCTTTACCTGATTCTGGGCGCGCCGTTTTTGGCCTTGGCTCAGGTCACGGTCTACGCGGGGGCCATTATGGTGCTTTTCCTCTTCGCGGTGATGATTTTGGGGCCGCAAAAACTGACCGAAACAGGTGGCCCCATTGGTTGGCAACGCCCGTTGGCGTTTGGGCTGACGGTGCTCTTTTTGGCTGAGGTGATTTATGCGTTTGCGGCAAAGGTCGGCGGGTTGGGCGCGTTGAACTGCGCTGAGGCTGGCTTGGGCAGCCCGACGGCGATCGGCCATTTGCTTTTCAACCGCTACCTGCTGCCGTTCGAGGTGACTTCGGTGCTCTTGCTGGTCGCAGCGGTTGGCGCTGTGGTGTTGACTCGCGAGCAATGA